CGCGTGAGTATGCAGGCCGAGGTTCGGCCGCCGCGCAAGCGACAGGTGGCGACGATGGGTGAAACGGGGAAAGAAGCCGGGCTGGTCAACGCCTGAGCTTCGGGTCTATTCAAATGGAAGGAGGGGGTAGTTCTATGCAGTGGTTCAATCAACTACGCGTGACAACCAGGCTGATTGCTGGCTTCCTGGTTGTATCCGTCATCGGCGCCATCATTGGCTTGCTCGGTGTCGTCAACATGGGGCGCATGACGGAATGGACCGGCAAGATCTACAACAGCGACCTGCAGGCGCTCAAGGCCGTCCAGGACGGCAACATCAACCTGGTCTATGCCAGCCGCGCGCAGATCGCGCTGCTGTCCGCGTCGACGATGGGCGAGCGCGCTACCGAGCGGGAGCAGATCGAGAAGTCGCTAAGCACGCTGGAGACCCGCGTCAAGTCGGCTAGGGATTCCTTCACGACACCGCAAGGCCAGGCGCTGTTCAAACAGTACGAGACGTTGCTGCCGCCGTTCCGGGAACGGATGCAGAAGTACGTCGAGCTGATCGGCAAGCAGCCGCTGGACACCTCGCAGTTTGAAAGCATCGTGTTCACTGAGAGCGCCGAACTGATCAAGGACAGCCGCGCACTTGAAGACCTTCTGCTCAAGATAGTGAAGCGCCGCGACGAGCGCGCCAAGGCCAACATGGATGAATCGACCAGCGTCTACAACCACTCGCGCGTGCTGATGCTGGCGCTGGTGCTGGGCGGCCTGGCGGTGTCGGTGCTGCTGGGTGGCTTCCTGGCACGCCAGCTTTCGCGCCAGCTCGGTGGCGAGCCGGGCTATGCCGCGGCCATCGCGGCCCGCATCGCGGAGGGCGACTTTTCGGACGCCGTGAACCTGCGTGCCGGCGACCGGACCAGCCTGCTGCATGCCATGGACCAGATGCAGCAGCAACTCTCGCGGATGGTGCGTGACTTCAAGGTGTCCGCCGAATCGATCGGCTCGGCATCGAGCGAGATCGCAGCCGGCAACAACGACCTTTCGCAACGCACGGAACAGCAGGCAGCATCGCTCGAGGAAACAGCCTCGAGCATGGCGCAGCTGACCAGCACCGTGCGCCAGAACGCCGATAACGCGCGTCAGGCCAGCGGGCTGGCCGCCAATGCGTCGGAGACGGCTGTCCGTGGCGGCGAGGTGGTGGGCCGCGTGGTCCAGACGATGGGCGAGATTAACGACGCGTCGCGCAAGATCGTCGACATCATCGGCGTGATCGAGGGCATCGCGTTCCAGACCAACATCCTGGCGCTGAATGCCGCCGTGGAAGCCGCGCGGGCGGGCGAGCAGGGCCGTGGCTTTGCCGTGGTGGCCGGCGAGGTGCGCAGCCTGGCGCAACGCAGCGCCAACGCCGCGAAGGAAATCAAGACGCTGATCGACAACTCCGTGGCGCAGGTGGACACCGGCGCCGCACTGGTGTCGCAGGCCGGCACGACGATGGACGAGATCGTGCAGGCCGTGAAGCGCGTGACCGACATCATGGGCGAGATCAGCGCCGCTTCGGCCGAGCAGAGTTCGGGCATCGAGCAGGTCAACCAGGCCGTGTCGCAGATGGACGAAGTCACCCAGCAGAACGCGGCGCTGGTCGAGCAGGCCGCCGCTGCCGCAGGTTCGCTCCAGGATCAGGCCAGCCGCCTGATGGCGTCGGTGTCGGGCTTCCGCCTGTCCCACGGTGATGACGCCGTGCCGGCACTGGCTGCCCCGGCTCCCGCAGTGCGCCCGGCCGCCCGGCCGTCGGGCGCGAAGCGCCTGCCTGCCCCGGCGCGCCCGGTCAGGAAGACGGCTGCCAAGGCCGCGGGCACTGCGCTTGCCGCCACATCGGGTGCCGCCGCCGCTGTTGAGGAATCGGTCGAAGCTGCCGATAGCCAGTTGAAGCGCCCGGCAATTTCAGCGAGCACGACGATCAGCGCCTCCGACAACGGCGACTGGAGCGCCTTCTGACCGGACTTCCGGTAGCCGCTTGGCGGCACCGCAAGGAAGGGTGACGCACGTCCCGGCGCCAGGCATCGAGCCAGCCAGCGCCGGGGCGCTTTTTCGTCCAACGACACCATGAACACCGACATCAGCCTGTCCCTGTCGGCCGAAGCCTCTGCGCGGCTGCGCGCGGACTTCGATGCCTTCGTAAAGGTCTCCACGGGCCTCGATGCCCAGTTCATCCCACCCGCGTTCGATGACTTCCTGCGTGCACGACTGATGCAGCAGGATGGTCCGCTGACCGAGCGCGCCGTGATGCGCCTGCTGGCCAGTGGCGAATATGGATGGGCCAAGAAGGTCTTCGACAAGCAATTACCCAATGCGCTGGCCGCGTTGATGCGCGATGCGCAACGCTTCGGCTTTGGCCTGGCCGTGCAGCCCGATTGGACGCCGCAGCAACGCGTCGAGCACGCGCGCCAGTGGGCCACGCAGATTCTCTCCGAGGCGGGCGCTGACGCCGCCTTCACGGAAGCGCTGGCCGCGCAGATATCGGCCAGCGCCGTCGATATTCGCACATTGGAAGAACGCATGAAGACGCCTGCGTGGCGGGTTGCCGATGGTCTTCGGCAGCGCGCGTACGACGTCATGTACGGATTGCAGACGGAGCAGAGCGAAGCGCTGGGGCGCAGCAAGGTTGGAGAGTTGCGCGTCTTGCTGGGCCTGGCGCTGGAGTACGGCTCCATCGGCGCCGAAGAGGCTGCTCGCGTGCTGGAACAGGTGGAACGCGCGTGTCCGCATTTGTTCAGGGAGGCGCCCGACGATGTATTTGCCCGCTTGGCAGCGTGGTTGCGGCGCGTCTTTAGTCAAGGCGCGCTTGTTCGTCAATAGTGGAATTCGGCAGTCGATCAGTCAGTCAGTGACGTGTGCTGCGCAAAACTAGAGTGTCTATTCGGTTCGCGGCTGTAACAATATTGATGTAAATCAGAAGTCAGTTCTTAAGCCTGTTACAAAATTCGCGGCCTTTGTCTGATCTGTACGACATTTGTCTCCCCCCAACTCAAGTAGGGATTGGCATACGAGGCGGAAAGCCGATATAAACGTAACAGTTTCACTTACACTCTGTAACATCTGTAACGTTTCAGAGAAGCGGTGTTACCAGGCGCAGTCACTTTCGTAGTACGTCGTACCCATCGCACACGCAACTTATCGATCTGGTCGCCGGCAAGCAGCATCTGCCGGTAAGCGCCGGACAAGCGGTCGAGGGTTTTTTTGGTAGCGGGGAAAAATTGGAAAGCAGTGAAGTTCTCCAGGAGATCCGGGAGGTCAATCTCGCCTATCTTCTGCTCGCGCAACGACTGGTGCGCGAAAACCAGGTGGAAGCCATGTTCAGGCTCGGCGTCAGCAAGGAAATTGCTGAGATCCTCGCCAAACTGACCTCGGCGCAACTCGTCAAGCTGGCAGCATCGAATATGGTGCTGTGCCGTTTCCGCTTCGACGATCACGCGCTGCTTTCCACTCTCACACACACGGCCAAGAGCCACGATATGCAGCAGATCCACGCTGCTATCCTGCTGGCCCGGCAACCTGTGGAGTCGCTCAATTGACCGCGCTCCTCCAGGCCTCGCCAGCCCGCAGCTTTGCGGCCACCCCCATCCCCAACCGCAAGAGCGTCCTGCAGGACGCGAACCAGACGCAGCTCGCCATCGAGCTGATCGGCCTGGGCGCGCGACTGCAGGTGCTTGAAGCCGAGACCACGCTCTCGCGCGACCGGTTGATCCGCCTGTACAAGGAGCTCCGAGGCGCGTCGCCGCCCAAGGGCATGCTCCCGTTCTCCACGGACTGGTTTACTACCTGGCTGCCGAACATCCATTCGTCGCTGTTCTTTTCCGCGTACCAGTTCATGGTGCAGGAAGGCGAGACGTCTGGCATTCGCGCGGTCGTGGCGGCCTATCGCCTGTATCTCGAGCACGTCTCGTTGCTCGGTGGCGAAATCGTCTTAAGTTTCACCCGTGCCTGGACGTTAGTAAGGTTTTTCGAGAGCAACATGCTGCAGCTTTCCTCGTGCACGTGTTGCGGTGGACAGTTCGTCACGCACGCTTATGAGCCGCACACGAACTTCGTGTGCAGCCTGTGCCGTCCGCCGTCGCGCGCCGGAAAGGTGAAGAAGCTCTCGAAGGACGCCGCAGC
This genomic interval from Cupriavidus metallidurans CH34 contains the following:
- a CDS encoding methyl-accepting chemotaxis protein, which gives rise to MQWFNQLRVTTRLIAGFLVVSVIGAIIGLLGVVNMGRMTEWTGKIYNSDLQALKAVQDGNINLVYASRAQIALLSASTMGERATEREQIEKSLSTLETRVKSARDSFTTPQGQALFKQYETLLPPFRERMQKYVELIGKQPLDTSQFESIVFTESAELIKDSRALEDLLLKIVKRRDERAKANMDESTSVYNHSRVLMLALVLGGLAVSVLLGGFLARQLSRQLGGEPGYAAAIAARIAEGDFSDAVNLRAGDRTSLLHAMDQMQQQLSRMVRDFKVSAESIGSASSEIAAGNNDLSQRTEQQAASLEETASSMAQLTSTVRQNADNARQASGLAANASETAVRGGEVVGRVVQTMGEINDASRKIVDIIGVIEGIAFQTNILALNAAVEAARAGEQGRGFAVVAGEVRSLAQRSANAAKEIKTLIDNSVAQVDTGAALVSQAGTTMDEIVQAVKRVTDIMGEISAASAEQSSGIEQVNQAVSQMDEVTQQNAALVEQAAAAAGSLQDQASRLMASVSGFRLSHGDDAVPALAAPAPAVRPAARPSGAKRLPAPARPVRKTAAKAAGTALAATSGAAAAVEESVEAADSQLKRPAISASTTISASDNGDWSAF
- a CDS encoding DUF4088 domain-containing protein — protein: MNTDISLSLSAEASARLRADFDAFVKVSTGLDAQFIPPAFDDFLRARLMQQDGPLTERAVMRLLASGEYGWAKKVFDKQLPNALAALMRDAQRFGFGLAVQPDWTPQQRVEHARQWATQILSEAGADAAFTEALAAQISASAVDIRTLEERMKTPAWRVADGLRQRAYDVMYGLQTEQSEALGRSKVGELRVLLGLALEYGSIGAEEAARVLEQVERACPHLFREAPDDVFARLAAWLRRVFSQGALVRQ
- the flhD gene encoding flagellar transcriptional regulator FlhD, giving the protein MESSEVLQEIREVNLAYLLLAQRLVRENQVEAMFRLGVSKEIAEILAKLTSAQLVKLAASNMVLCRFRFDDHALLSTLTHTAKSHDMQQIHAAILLARQPVESLN
- the flhC gene encoding flagellar transcriptional regulator FlhC, giving the protein MTALLQASPARSFAATPIPNRKSVLQDANQTQLAIELIGLGARLQVLEAETTLSRDRLIRLYKELRGASPPKGMLPFSTDWFTTWLPNIHSSLFFSAYQFMVQEGETSGIRAVVAAYRLYLEHVSLLGGEIVLSFTRAWTLVRFFESNMLQLSSCTCCGGQFVTHAYEPHTNFVCSLCRPPSRAGKVKKLSKDAAAAQTEA